Proteins from a genomic interval of Rhodococcoides fascians A25f:
- a CDS encoding amino-acid N-acetyltransferase, which yields MTSGPNRASRDTANPESDAHSETTDRHSAHVGTLTVRRARTSDIPEIKRLIDIYAGRILLEKNLVTLYEAVQEFWVAERDGEVIGCGALHVLWADLGEVRTVAVDPAAKGHGAGHLIVAKLVEVARDLALQKVFVLTFEVDFFSRHGFAEIDGTPVTAEVYAEMCRSYDTGVAEFLDLSYVKPNTLGNTRMLLSL from the coding sequence TCGCGACACCGCAAATCCCGAATCCGACGCACATTCCGAGACCACGGACCGCCACTCCGCACACGTCGGCACCCTTACCGTGCGTCGTGCCAGGACCTCGGACATTCCCGAGATCAAGCGCCTGATCGACATCTACGCCGGCCGGATTCTGCTCGAGAAGAACCTCGTCACGCTCTACGAAGCCGTACAGGAATTCTGGGTCGCCGAACGTGACGGCGAGGTCATCGGGTGCGGGGCACTGCACGTGCTCTGGGCCGATCTCGGCGAGGTACGAACAGTGGCAGTCGATCCCGCTGCGAAAGGACACGGTGCCGGGCATCTCATCGTCGCCAAACTCGTCGAGGTCGCGCGTGATCTGGCGTTGCAGAAAGTGTTCGTGTTGACGTTCGAGGTGGACTTCTTCTCTCGGCACGGATTCGCCGAAATCGACGGAACCCCCGTCACCGCCGAGGTCTACGCGGAGATGTGCCGGTCGTACGACACCGGCGTGGCGGAATTCCTGGACCTGAGCTACGTCAAGCCGAACACTCTGGGCAACACTCGAATGCTGCTGTCCCTCTGA
- a CDS encoding YciI family protein — protein MPLIAVSYTYSPTTTDGRDTHRAAHRAWLAELLEQKTLVSSGPYADGSGALLLVEGPDSATVETLFAQDPFAIENLIESATFDEWTPVMGTFTS, from the coding sequence ATGCCCCTCATCGCCGTCAGCTACACCTACTCCCCCACCACCACGGACGGCCGCGACACCCATCGCGCAGCCCACCGTGCTTGGCTGGCCGAACTGCTCGAGCAGAAGACGCTGGTCTCGAGTGGCCCCTACGCCGACGGCAGCGGGGCACTGTTGCTGGTCGAGGGGCCGGACTCCGCGACCGTCGAAACACTCTTCGCGCAGGATCCGTTTGCGATCGAGAACCTGATCGAGTCGGCAACGTTCGACGAATGGACTCCGGTCATGGGCACTTTCACGTCCTGA
- a CDS encoding DNA translocase FtsK, producing MAGKTSTSTARAGSSGSGSSRASGTARKSGTGRTARTVTTPKKPTAPRNPATTRASASSRGKGPARGAASRRPPTKKKSRGALDAIGRGIASTWSMAARGVGATTRTVGKAADIEHGHRRDGIALGLIAVSVVVAASVWFSAGGPVGEWIEVGIRAVIGEAGYVAPVLGIGIAVVLMRSEPRPEVRPRLVLGSILLGLPILGLWHMAAGSPTDAAGRSEGAGFVGYVAGGPIADGLTVWLAVPLLLLAGLFGVLLLTGTTVRDVPDRMRALFGTDSRGDEYEDYDPADFGSEFGDEGYGDYDSNFDADGYPVHGGADPYDNYPTEEYIPVAKPPRARKTPAPEAATEVITPAAAAVPVPDAPAAPARPKPKPIVKAAEPKQAAEDDKIVVDRVVDGDYTLPSLSLLIDGDPPKTRSQANDAMIEAISEVLEQFKIDAAVTGFTRGPTVTRYEVELGPGVKVEKITALARNIAYAVATDNVRLLAPIPGKSAVGIEVPNSDREMVRLADVLTAPSTRKDHHPLVIGLGKDIEGDFVSANLAKMPHLLVAGSTGSGKSSFVNSMLVSLLARATPEEVRMILIDPKMVELTPYEGIPHLITPIITQPKKAAAALAWLVEEMEQRYQDMQINKVRHIDDFNKKVRSGEITAPLGSERVYRPYPYILAIVDELADLMMTAPRDVEEAIVRITQKARAAGIHLVLATQRPSVDVVTGLIKTNVPSRLAFATSSLTDSRVILDQPGAEKLIGMGDALFLPMGAGKPTRLQGAFITDEEIAAVVDFAKNQAEPEYNDTVTAAKVSDKKDVDPDIGDDLDVLLQAVELVVTSQFGSTSMLQRKLRVGFAKAGRLMDLMENRGVVGPSEGSKAREVLVKPDELDGLLWSIKGGDPDEQPASDEF from the coding sequence ATGGCAGGAAAGACCAGCACCTCCACCGCCAGGGCCGGATCCAGCGGATCCGGATCTTCGCGCGCGTCCGGCACCGCTCGTAAGTCCGGCACCGGTCGCACGGCGCGCACCGTCACGACGCCGAAGAAGCCCACCGCGCCGCGCAACCCGGCGACCACTCGGGCGAGTGCGTCGTCTCGCGGCAAGGGACCTGCGAGAGGAGCAGCGTCACGGCGTCCGCCCACCAAGAAGAAGTCACGCGGTGCGCTCGACGCGATCGGCCGCGGAATCGCGTCCACATGGTCGATGGCGGCACGAGGTGTCGGTGCCACCACCAGGACGGTCGGCAAGGCCGCCGACATCGAGCACGGACACCGCCGGGACGGCATCGCTCTGGGGCTGATTGCCGTCAGCGTTGTCGTTGCCGCGAGCGTGTGGTTCAGTGCCGGGGGACCCGTCGGTGAATGGATCGAGGTGGGCATCCGCGCCGTCATCGGTGAGGCCGGTTATGTTGCACCCGTTCTCGGTATCGGCATCGCGGTCGTTCTGATGCGGTCCGAACCTCGTCCCGAGGTGCGGCCTCGGCTGGTTCTGGGCTCGATTCTTCTCGGCCTCCCGATCCTCGGCCTGTGGCACATGGCCGCCGGCTCGCCGACCGACGCCGCCGGCCGGTCCGAGGGTGCGGGCTTCGTCGGGTACGTGGCGGGCGGTCCGATCGCCGACGGCCTCACCGTCTGGTTGGCCGTGCCTCTGCTTCTGCTTGCCGGCCTGTTCGGAGTGCTGCTGCTCACCGGTACCACCGTGCGCGACGTACCGGACCGCATGCGTGCGCTGTTCGGCACCGACAGTCGGGGTGACGAATACGAGGACTACGACCCGGCCGACTTCGGTTCCGAATTCGGAGACGAGGGCTACGGCGACTACGACTCCAACTTCGATGCCGACGGCTATCCGGTCCACGGCGGCGCAGACCCGTACGACAACTATCCGACCGAGGAGTACATCCCGGTCGCGAAGCCGCCGCGCGCCCGTAAGACCCCGGCCCCGGAGGCCGCCACCGAGGTCATCACGCCTGCAGCTGCCGCAGTGCCGGTACCCGACGCGCCTGCCGCTCCTGCGCGGCCGAAGCCCAAGCCGATCGTCAAGGCGGCCGAACCGAAGCAGGCAGCCGAGGACGACAAGATCGTCGTCGATCGCGTCGTCGATGGGGATTACACGCTGCCGTCGTTGTCGCTGCTCATCGACGGCGACCCGCCCAAGACGCGGAGCCAGGCCAACGACGCCATGATCGAGGCCATCTCGGAGGTGCTCGAGCAGTTCAAGATCGACGCCGCGGTCACCGGATTCACGCGTGGCCCGACGGTTACCCGCTACGAAGTCGAACTCGGACCGGGTGTGAAGGTCGAGAAGATCACCGCGCTCGCCCGCAACATCGCGTACGCGGTCGCGACCGACAACGTACGTCTGCTCGCACCGATCCCCGGCAAATCCGCGGTCGGTATCGAGGTACCGAACTCGGACCGTGAGATGGTGCGACTGGCCGACGTGCTGACCGCGCCGTCGACGCGTAAGGATCACCATCCGCTGGTGATCGGCCTCGGCAAGGACATCGAAGGCGATTTCGTCAGTGCCAACCTCGCGAAGATGCCTCACTTGCTGGTGGCCGGATCCACCGGTTCCGGTAAGTCGAGCTTCGTGAACTCGATGCTGGTGTCATTGCTCGCGCGGGCGACGCCGGAAGAGGTTCGGATGATCCTGATCGACCCGAAGATGGTGGAGCTGACGCCGTACGAGGGCATTCCGCACCTCATCACCCCGATCATCACGCAGCCCAAGAAAGCTGCCGCAGCGCTGGCCTGGCTCGTCGAGGAGATGGAGCAGCGCTACCAGGACATGCAGATCAACAAGGTCCGCCACATCGACGACTTCAACAAGAAGGTCCGTTCGGGCGAGATCACCGCACCCCTGGGCAGTGAACGCGTCTACCGGCCCTACCCGTACATCCTCGCGATCGTCGACGAGCTCGCCGACCTGATGATGACCGCCCCGCGCGACGTCGAGGAAGCGATCGTGCGGATCACGCAGAAGGCCCGCGCCGCCGGGATCCACCTGGTGCTCGCCACCCAGCGACCCTCGGTCGACGTCGTGACCGGTCTGATCAAGACGAACGTCCCGTCGCGTCTTGCCTTCGCGACATCGTCGTTGACGGACTCCCGAGTCATCCTGGACCAACCGGGTGCCGAGAAGCTGATCGGTATGGGCGACGCACTGTTCCTGCCGATGGGTGCGGGCAAGCCGACACGTCTGCAGGGTGCGTTCATCACCGACGAGGAAATCGCGGCGGTCGTCGACTTCGCCAAGAACCAGGCCGAGCCGGAGTACAACGACACCGTCACCGCAGCGAAGGTCTCGGACAAGAAGGATGTCGACCCCGATATCGGCGACGACCTCGACGTACTGTTGCAGGCGGTCGAACTCGTCGTGACCAGCCAGTTCGGTTCGACGTCGATGCTGCAGCGCAAACTACGCGTCGGCTTCGCCAAGGCCGGGCGCTTGATGGACCTGATGGAGAACCGCGGAGTGGTGGGACCGAGCGAGGGATCGAAGGCTCGCGAAGTGCTCGTCAAACCGGACGAGCTCGACGGTCTGCTGTGGTCGATCAAGGGTGGCGATCCGGACGAGCAGCCGGCGTCGGACGAATTCTGA
- a CDS encoding TIGR03085 family metal-binding protein, whose amino-acid sequence MSLAQDERSQLVQTLLDVGPDAPTLCGEWTAADLAAHLVVRERRLDASPGILLPPLAGYTERVQRSVANRPFAAVVEDVRTGPPMWSPFALLDPLINLGEMFVHHEDLRRATGSWTRRVLPVAVEKRLWPQVRFIGRAGHRSATIPVHARTPDGRAATFKGGSGAGVTVVGEPSELLLYAFGRDQLEVEFEGSAGDIAAVKALDLSF is encoded by the coding sequence GTGAGCCTTGCCCAGGACGAACGTTCCCAACTTGTTCAGACCCTTCTCGACGTGGGTCCCGACGCGCCGACGCTGTGCGGTGAATGGACTGCGGCCGATCTGGCCGCCCACCTCGTCGTCCGCGAACGAAGGCTCGACGCGTCGCCGGGCATCCTCCTGCCGCCGCTCGCCGGCTACACCGAGCGGGTTCAGCGTTCCGTCGCGAATCGACCGTTCGCGGCCGTGGTCGAGGACGTTCGCACCGGGCCGCCGATGTGGTCGCCGTTCGCTCTGCTGGATCCGCTGATCAACCTCGGCGAGATGTTCGTCCACCACGAGGATCTACGCCGTGCCACCGGGAGTTGGACGCGACGGGTACTGCCGGTCGCGGTGGAGAAGCGACTGTGGCCGCAGGTTCGGTTCATCGGACGAGCAGGGCACCGCTCGGCGACGATTCCGGTGCATGCTCGCACTCCGGACGGCCGTGCTGCCACGTTCAAGGGTGGCTCCGGCGCCGGTGTGACCGTGGTGGGGGAGCCGTCCGAACTACTTCTCTACGCGTTCGGCCGAGACCAGCTGGAGGTCGAGTTCGAGGGTTCGGCGGGCGACATCGCTGCAGTGAAAGCGCTCGATCTGAGCTTCTGA
- a CDS encoding sulfite exporter TauE/SafE family protein — MPVSEILVILLAGLGAGAINAVVGSGTLITFPTLVAFGYPPVVATMSNAIGLVAGSVSGTWGYRRELRGQWHRLRWQLPASFLGALGGAWLLLHLPEKVFASVVPVLLIGALILVVAQPKIQAWAKRRSEAAGKAANQIGRGRMALVTIGTLLVGVYGGYFTAAQGILLIGVMGALLPETMQRMNAAKNLLSLVVNIVAAVAFTIFRFDDISWQAAGLIAVGSLIGGSVGARYGRRLSPAALRGAIVVLGLIGVWRLLV, encoded by the coding sequence GTGCCGGTATCGGAAATTCTCGTCATCCTGCTCGCCGGCCTCGGTGCCGGTGCCATCAACGCCGTCGTCGGTTCCGGAACGCTGATCACGTTTCCGACGCTGGTCGCGTTCGGGTATCCCCCGGTGGTCGCCACGATGTCCAACGCCATCGGATTGGTGGCGGGAAGCGTCTCGGGGACGTGGGGGTATCGCCGAGAACTGCGCGGACAGTGGCATCGACTGCGCTGGCAATTGCCCGCGTCTTTCCTCGGAGCGCTCGGTGGAGCATGGCTCCTGCTGCACCTACCGGAAAAAGTATTCGCCTCTGTGGTTCCGGTACTGCTCATCGGTGCGTTGATTCTCGTTGTCGCACAACCGAAAATCCAAGCCTGGGCCAAACGGCGATCGGAGGCGGCGGGCAAGGCGGCGAACCAGATCGGTCGCGGCCGAATGGCACTGGTCACCATCGGCACTCTGCTGGTCGGCGTCTACGGCGGCTATTTCACTGCAGCACAGGGAATTCTGCTCATCGGCGTTATGGGAGCCCTGCTCCCCGAGACGATGCAGCGGATGAATGCAGCCAAGAACTTGCTGTCGCTCGTGGTGAACATCGTTGCCGCAGTTGCTTTCACGATCTTTCGATTCGACGACATCAGTTGGCAGGCCGCCGGTCTGATCGCCGTCGGATCGCTGATCGGCGGTTCCGTCGGAGCCCGGTACGGCCGCCGGCTGTCGCCGGCGGCCCTACGCGGTGCCATCGTCGTCCTCGGCCTCATCGGCGTATGGCGACTGCTCGTCTGA
- a CDS encoding ribonuclease J, with protein MVQNSARTQRPDTRREFDPTQRLGTPPKAPFKGLRVVALGGIGEIGRNMTVFEHQGKMLIIDCGVLFPEDQQPGVDLILPDFRHIENRMADVEAVVLTHGHEDHIGAVPFLLRLRPDLPVVGSKFTLALVAAKCREHRLRPNLVEVIEGQHTQHGPFDCEYFAVNHSIPDALAIAIRTDAGLVLHTGDIKLDQLPLDGRLTDLAGFSRLGDEGVDLFLVDSTNAEVPGFVTPEREIGGVLDTVIGKAKQRVIVASFASHVHRIQQVIDVAERYNRRVAFVGRSMVRNMQIAQDLGYLRVPDGLEVNVDTAATLPDDRLVLISTGSQGEPLSALSRMARGEHRQINVKANDLVVLASSLIPGNENSVFAVVNGLAKRGATVVTQQNAKVHVSGHASAGELLYLYNAVRPTNAMPVHGEWRHLRANAALAKATGVPEDRVVLAEDGVVVDMVDGLAEIVGQVPVGHVYVDGLSVGDVGDSTLSDRLVLGEGGFIAISVAVDSATGRAVTAPEVSGRGFSDDPAALKEAGQLVESELQRLASDGVSDTHRIAQAVRRVVGRWVADKYRRKPMIVPTIIAVKPQTQS; from the coding sequence ATGGTGCAGAACTCGGCGCGCACTCAGCGTCCCGACACGCGCCGCGAGTTCGATCCGACGCAACGCCTCGGAACTCCGCCCAAGGCACCGTTCAAGGGCCTGCGTGTGGTTGCGCTGGGTGGCATCGGCGAAATCGGTCGCAACATGACGGTGTTCGAGCACCAGGGCAAGATGCTGATCATCGACTGCGGCGTGCTCTTTCCCGAGGACCAGCAGCCGGGTGTCGACCTGATCCTGCCCGATTTCCGGCACATCGAGAACCGCATGGCCGACGTCGAGGCAGTAGTTCTGACGCACGGTCACGAGGACCACATCGGAGCTGTCCCGTTCCTGCTTCGTCTGCGCCCTGACCTGCCCGTCGTCGGATCCAAGTTCACCCTCGCGCTCGTCGCGGCCAAGTGCCGTGAGCATCGGTTGCGTCCGAACCTCGTCGAGGTCATCGAGGGTCAGCACACGCAGCACGGCCCGTTCGACTGCGAGTACTTCGCGGTGAACCACTCGATTCCCGATGCGCTTGCCATTGCCATCAGGACCGATGCCGGTCTGGTGCTGCACACGGGTGACATCAAGCTCGATCAGCTGCCGCTCGACGGGCGCCTGACCGACCTGGCCGGCTTCTCGCGGCTCGGCGACGAGGGCGTCGACCTGTTTCTGGTCGACTCCACCAATGCCGAGGTGCCCGGATTCGTCACCCCGGAACGTGAGATCGGCGGCGTACTCGACACCGTCATCGGCAAGGCGAAGCAGCGCGTCATCGTCGCGTCGTTCGCCAGTCACGTGCACCGCATCCAGCAGGTCATCGACGTCGCCGAGCGGTACAACCGTCGCGTCGCGTTCGTCGGACGCTCGATGGTCCGCAACATGCAGATCGCCCAGGATCTGGGTTATCTGCGGGTGCCCGACGGCCTCGAGGTCAATGTCGACACTGCCGCAACACTTCCCGACGATCGGTTGGTGCTCATCTCCACCGGCTCGCAGGGTGAGCCGCTGTCGGCGCTGTCCCGGATGGCTCGGGGCGAGCACCGTCAGATCAACGTCAAGGCCAACGATCTCGTGGTGCTGGCGTCCTCGCTCATCCCCGGCAACGAGAACTCGGTGTTCGCTGTGGTCAACGGCCTCGCCAAGCGTGGTGCCACCGTCGTGACGCAGCAGAACGCGAAGGTTCACGTCTCGGGCCACGCCTCGGCGGGTGAGCTGCTGTACCTGTACAACGCGGTACGGCCCACCAATGCCATGCCGGTGCACGGCGAGTGGCGTCATCTGCGCGCCAATGCGGCGCTGGCCAAGGCGACGGGTGTACCCGAAGACCGTGTGGTGCTGGCCGAGGACGGCGTGGTGGTCGACATGGTCGACGGGCTCGCCGAGATCGTCGGGCAGGTTCCGGTCGGTCACGTGTACGTCGACGGCCTCTCGGTCGGTGACGTCGGCGATTCGACGCTGTCGGATCGTCTCGTACTGGGCGAGGGCGGCTTCATCGCGATCAGCGTTGCCGTCGATTCGGCCACCGGCCGTGCGGTGACCGCGCCCGAGGTGTCCGGTCGCGGCTTCTCCGACGATCCGGCCGCACTCAAGGAAGCCGGTCAACTCGTCGAGTCGGAGTTGCAGCGTCTGGCGTCCGACGGCGTGTCCGATACGCACCGCATCGCGCAGGCCGTGCGCCGTGTCGTCGGTCGGTGGGTAGCGGACAAGTACCGGCGCAAGCCGATGATCGTTCCGACGATCATCGCGGTCAAGCCGCAAACGCAGTCCTAG
- the dapA gene encoding 4-hydroxy-tetrahydrodipicolinate synthase, producing the protein MTYGDAAPSVAPVFGTVLTAMVTPFTADGKLDIDAGVRLAHHLVEQGNDGLVLAGTTGESPTTTENEKLELLRAVIAAVGHRARIIAGAGSNDTAHSVELARDAARAGAHGLLVVTPYYSRPPQAGLYAHFTAVANATDLPVMLYDIPPRSVVPIETETLRRLAEHPRILAVKDAKGDLNAGAELIASTGLQFYSGDDPLNLPWLSVGATGFVSVIGHLVPARLRELHTAFMMGDIARAQAINVSLIPVIRSVARLGGVSASKAGLRLIGIDVGEPRLPQVPPSIDHIELLAAELRAAGVLV; encoded by the coding sequence ATGACCTACGGTGACGCCGCTCCTTCCGTTGCGCCTGTGTTCGGTACGGTGCTCACCGCCATGGTGACCCCGTTCACGGCGGACGGTAAGTTGGATATCGACGCAGGCGTTCGGCTGGCACATCACCTCGTCGAGCAAGGCAACGATGGACTGGTTCTGGCCGGCACGACGGGCGAATCGCCCACCACCACCGAGAACGAGAAGCTCGAGCTGTTGCGCGCCGTGATCGCCGCGGTGGGTCATCGAGCTCGCATCATCGCTGGAGCCGGGAGCAACGACACAGCGCACAGTGTCGAATTGGCCCGCGATGCCGCTCGTGCGGGTGCGCACGGTCTCCTCGTCGTCACCCCGTATTACTCGCGGCCTCCTCAGGCCGGGTTGTACGCCCACTTCACCGCGGTCGCGAACGCAACCGACCTGCCCGTGATGCTCTACGACATCCCTCCCCGCTCCGTCGTGCCCATCGAGACCGAGACATTGCGCCGACTCGCCGAGCACCCCCGGATTCTCGCGGTCAAGGACGCCAAGGGAGATCTGAACGCAGGCGCGGAACTGATCGCCTCGACAGGCCTGCAGTTCTATTCCGGCGACGATCCACTGAACCTTCCCTGGCTCTCGGTCGGGGCGACGGGCTTCGTCAGTGTCATCGGCCACCTCGTTCCCGCTCGCCTCCGCGAACTGCACACCGCCTTCATGATGGGTGACATCGCGCGGGCGCAGGCGATCAACGTCAGCCTCATTCCGGTCATTCGCTCGGTCGCACGCCTCGGCGGCGTCAGCGCCTCGAAGGCCGGCCTCCGCCTCATCGGAATCGATGTCGGCGAACCACGACTTCCCCAGGTGCCACCGAGCATCGATCACATCGAATTGCTCGCAGCAGAGCTGCGGGCGGCAGGAGTTCTTGTATGA
- the thyX gene encoding FAD-dependent thymidylate synthase codes for MPRTVALKVQLVARTEFVPPADIPWDTDADGGQALVEFAGRACYQSWSKPNPRTATNASYLRHLLDVGHLSVLEHASVSFYITGISRSCTHELIRHRHFSYSQLSQRFVPEHDANVVLPPAIEGDPELEALFATATEASRAAYTELLGALEGKLESVTNAALRGKQARQAARSVLPNATETRVVVSGNYRAWRHFVSMRASEHADVEIRRVAVECLRKLVSVAPDVFGDFEISTLPDGTEVARSPFVTEV; via the coding sequence GTGCCCCGAACGGTCGCGTTGAAAGTGCAACTCGTTGCTCGGACCGAATTCGTCCCCCCGGCCGACATCCCGTGGGACACCGACGCGGACGGCGGACAGGCTCTGGTCGAGTTCGCCGGACGTGCGTGCTACCAAAGTTGGTCCAAACCCAATCCCCGGACCGCCACCAATGCGTCGTACCTGCGCCATCTGCTCGACGTGGGGCACCTCTCGGTGCTCGAGCACGCAAGCGTGAGCTTCTACATCACCGGTATCTCCCGGTCGTGCACACACGAGCTCATTCGCCACCGGCACTTCTCCTACTCGCAGCTCTCGCAGCGTTTCGTTCCCGAGCACGACGCCAATGTCGTTCTGCCGCCCGCGATCGAGGGGGACCCCGAGCTCGAAGCACTGTTCGCGACCGCGACGGAAGCCAGTCGCGCGGCGTACACCGAGCTGCTCGGTGCCCTGGAGGGCAAGTTGGAGTCGGTCACCAATGCCGCGCTGCGCGGCAAGCAGGCGCGGCAGGCAGCGAGATCGGTACTGCCGAACGCGACCGAGACACGCGTGGTGGTGAGCGGAAACTACCGCGCATGGCGTCATTTCGTGTCGATGCGTGCCTCGGAGCATGCGGACGTCGAAATTCGCCGCGTCGCCGTCGAATGTCTGCGTAAGCTCGTGTCAGTGGCTCCGGACGTGTTCGGTGACTTCGAGATCTCGACGTTGCCGGACGGTACGGAAGTGGCCCGCAGCCCGTTCGTGACCGAGGTGTAG
- the zwf gene encoding glucose-6-phosphate dehydrogenase, translated as MTSRRTDTATELPPQVVVLFGATGDLAKRKLLSGMMHLALSELAPNIRVVGTSLEEMSTDEFRALARESINTHSSRKVGDEQWSRFASRLTYVSQKAGPAALGEAVAEAEIELGGSAKRLHYLSVPPRAALAVVDTLASADLVKRSRIIMEKPFGTDLESAIALNARVHETFDEDQIFRIDHFLGKEPAQNILAFRFANGLFEPIWNRNFIDHVQIDIPEKLALDGRAGFYESTGAYKDMVVTHLFQVLAFMAMEPPTALEPRAISEEKNKVFRSMVPLDPKNVVRGQYTGYRSEEGVAPDSDTDTFVALKCEIDNWRWAGVPFYLRSGKRLAEGQRIISIAFREPPKSMFPAGSGVGAQGPDHLTFDLADASKVSLSFYGKRPGPGMRLDKLSMQFAIHETERAGDVLEAYERLILDAMYGDHTLFTTAEGIERLWQVSEPLLADPPPVRLYSPGSWGPNAIHQLIAPHAWRLPFEREWREKK; from the coding sequence GTGACTTCGCGCCGGACAGATACCGCCACCGAACTTCCACCCCAGGTCGTCGTGCTGTTCGGGGCGACAGGAGACCTGGCCAAGCGAAAACTCCTGTCCGGAATGATGCACCTGGCATTGTCAGAGCTCGCACCGAACATCCGCGTCGTCGGCACATCGCTCGAAGAGATGTCGACCGACGAATTCCGCGCTCTCGCTCGCGAATCGATCAACACCCACTCGAGTCGCAAAGTGGGCGACGAGCAATGGAGTCGTTTTGCCTCGCGACTGACCTACGTGTCGCAGAAGGCAGGACCGGCGGCGCTGGGAGAGGCTGTGGCCGAGGCCGAGATCGAACTGGGAGGAAGCGCCAAACGGCTGCACTACCTGTCCGTTCCACCGAGAGCTGCACTCGCAGTGGTCGATACGCTCGCATCGGCAGATCTGGTGAAGCGTTCCCGGATCATCATGGAGAAGCCGTTCGGCACCGACCTCGAGAGCGCGATCGCCTTGAATGCACGGGTGCACGAAACGTTCGACGAGGACCAGATCTTTCGGATCGACCACTTTCTCGGGAAGGAACCGGCGCAGAACATCCTGGCGTTTCGTTTCGCCAACGGGTTGTTCGAGCCGATCTGGAACCGCAACTTCATCGATCACGTGCAGATCGACATACCGGAGAAGCTCGCCCTCGACGGTCGAGCAGGGTTCTACGAGTCCACCGGCGCGTACAAGGACATGGTGGTCACCCATCTGTTCCAGGTCCTGGCCTTCATGGCGATGGAACCGCCGACGGCACTCGAGCCCCGCGCGATCAGTGAAGAGAAGAACAAGGTCTTCCGATCGATGGTGCCGCTGGACCCGAAAAACGTTGTGAGAGGGCAGTATACGGGATATCGATCGGAGGAAGGCGTAGCGCCCGATTCCGACACGGACACGTTCGTGGCACTCAAATGCGAAATCGACAACTGGCGCTGGGCCGGTGTGCCGTTCTACCTCCGTAGCGGGAAACGTCTCGCCGAAGGCCAACGCATCATCTCGATAGCGTTCCGCGAGCCACCGAAGAGCATGTTCCCTGCCGGGTCCGGGGTCGGCGCTCAAGGCCCGGATCATCTGACCTTCGACCTGGCGGACGCATCCAAGGTTTCGCTGTCGTTCTACGGCAAGCGGCCCGGGCCAGGGATGCGCCTGGACAAACTCAGCATGCAGTTCGCCATTCACGAAACCGAACGCGCCGGCGACGTACTCGAGGCCTACGAGCGGTTGATCCTCGACGCCATGTACGGAGACCACACACTCTTCACCACTGCCGAGGGCATCGAACGACTGTGGCAGGTATCGGAGCCGTTGCTGGCGGATCCACCTCCGGTGCGCCTGTACTCGCCGGGATCGTGGGGCCCCAACGCAATTCATCAACTCATCGCGCCGCACGCCTGGCGGCTCCCGTTCGAGCGGGAGTGGCGCGAGAAGAAGTAG